One genomic segment of Pseudomonas sp. p1(2021b) includes these proteins:
- a CDS encoding alpha/beta hydrolase family protein, with protein MFTLYRTTLAVFCLASLLPLGTQAADAPATQPAEESATTPAPRPPLAERSQEDAQALERTVPKAEQQNLQAGADSFLALWKPANDSDPKGAVIIVPGAGENADWPNAVGPLRRKFPDVGWHSLSVSLPDLVSDSPQPRLDNTPQAQPDKDKGEAAPAKDTPEDANANVAQATAPDADTAESTDAKDASEQNDQADAERIFARLDAAVAYAQQHEARSIVLIGHGSGAYWAARYLSEQQPPQVQKLVMVAAQTPARVEHDLESLTPTLKMPTADIYYSTLPRDRRAAELRLQASKRQKDAPYRQLSLIATPGNAAATQEQLFRRVRGWLMPQE; from the coding sequence ATGTTCACACTTTATCGCACGACGCTGGCAGTGTTCTGCCTGGCTTCGCTCTTGCCGCTCGGCACACAGGCCGCCGACGCGCCAGCAACCCAACCTGCCGAGGAATCGGCCACCACCCCTGCACCCCGCCCGCCCCTGGCAGAACGCAGCCAGGAAGACGCCCAGGCGCTCGAACGCACGGTGCCCAAGGCTGAACAGCAAAACTTGCAGGCCGGCGCCGACAGCTTCCTGGCCCTGTGGAAACCGGCCAACGACAGCGACCCCAAGGGCGCCGTGATCATCGTTCCGGGGGCCGGCGAGAATGCCGACTGGCCCAATGCGGTCGGCCCGCTGCGCCGCAAGTTTCCCGATGTCGGCTGGCACAGCCTGAGCGTGAGTCTTCCGGACCTGGTCTCCGACAGCCCGCAGCCACGGCTCGACAATACGCCACAGGCCCAGCCTGACAAAGACAAAGGCGAGGCGGCTCCGGCCAAGGACACCCCGGAAGATGCCAACGCCAACGTCGCCCAGGCCACCGCGCCCGATGCCGACACGGCCGAAAGTACCGACGCCAAGGACGCCAGCGAACAAAACGACCAGGCCGATGCCGAACGCATCTTCGCCCGCCTCGATGCCGCCGTGGCCTATGCCCAGCAGCATGAGGCGCGCAGCATCGTGCTGATCGGCCATGGCAGCGGCGCCTATTGGGCGGCACGCTACCTGAGCGAGCAGCAACCGCCGCAGGTGCAGAAACTGGTGATGGTCGCGGCGCAGACGCCGGCAAGGGTCGAGCACGACCTCGAAAGCCTGACGCCGACGCTCAAGATGCCCACTGCCGACATCTACTACAGCACCCTGCCGCGCGACCGACGCGCTGCCGAGCTGCGTCTGCAAGCGAGCAAGCGGCAGAAGGACGCCCCCTACCGGCAGTTGTCGCTGATCGCCACGCCGGGCAATGCAGCGGCCACACAGGAGCAGCTGTTCCGAAGGGTACGCGGGTGGTTGATGCCGCAGGAATAA